From Longimicrobiaceae bacterium:
CGATCCTCGTGTTCCGTGAATGGGTCGCGGTGCTTCGGCACCCCCAGAACTCCCGTCATCCTTCCCTGATCGACGACGAGGCCCGGGTGCCACACCGAGGCCCGTTCGAACGGTTGTTCGGCGCGGAAGCTACCACCGCGCCTGTCGCCGCGTCAACCCGCCCGCGGGTGCGCCGGAGCGGTGATCCTGCGCTGGGGAGGCTCCCGCAAGCACGGGGTTCTCACGCACGCGGGCCACGCCTTGACGCGACCAGCCGCTGGAACTCCTGAATGATCGGCATGCGGGCGTAGTGCGACGGGGTGAAGGCCATCCTCACGAAGTCTTCCTGCGCGACGCGTGCACCCGATCGCCCCTCCAGGTAGCCCTCGGACTCGAACCCGCGCTGCCAGTCGTCGATCAGCCGAACCAGTGCCCTCCCCCGTGAAGTCAACGGCGCGACGAACGTCGGCTGCATCTCCTGGCCGTACCAGTAGGTCAGGCAGTCCGAGACGTTGACGTCGGCCAGGTGCTGCTCGACCAGGAACAGGACATACCCGAAGAGAAAGTCGTGCTCCCCCGGTCCCACCCCGAGTCCCGCCTCAATCTCGGCGTCGGCAAGGATCTCGGTCGCGACTTCCACCGCAAGGTCCATCCCGAAGTAGACGGACCGCGCGATATTCGTCAGGCCGTTGGCGAACAGGTCGAAGTACGAAAGCGGGAATGAGGCGTTCCCCGAAGTGGCTGCCACCATCGTCCGAAGAACGTCGTCGATCGCCAGAAACGGGAGCGAAGATGCACCGACCGTGGAGAAAAGCTGCTCGCGAGTCGCATCCTGCAGCCGGTTTTGCTTCGGTACCGCTATGTACGCCGACGACGACCTTTCCGGGCTCCTGAGGGCCTGCCGCGCGTCGGCCCAGTACGTCGCGCCGTCCGCCGGAGAGTGCAGGAAGACGAGAACCGGGATCGGGAAGCGCTCCCAGTAGAATCTATGCTTCGGATCCGGGTAGAACCGCCATTCCCGCCCGTTGTCATGAAAGTACGAGAGGCCGCTCTTGACCTGCGCCGCCACCAGCTGGCCAATCGCCTCACCTGCGTCGTTGACGAACTCAATCTGCCCATCGATGCCGACGTCGGACGTTGTGGTCTCCCGCCAGATCAGCCCCAGCCGGTTGACCTCGGCCGCGACGGCGAGAATCCCAGCACGCTCCACGGCCAGGTTCTGCGGCGCCCTGGGCATCGGCATTGGCATTGGCTGCGGCGTACCTCCAGTCCAATCGGTCTGGCCCGTCAGACCTTGGGGTTGAGGGTCTCCACGACCTCGGTCCCATCGGTGTGCGGTACCAGGCGCATATCGCCGAAGATGTTGGGGGCCTCCGCCTGGAGGAGCCTCAGGACCACCGCGGTAAGGCGCCGGATCTCCCTGTCGGCCGACCCGCTTCCCCGCATCTCGCAGAAGTGACGCCAGGCGCGGGCGTTCCCCGTCGCTACGATCTTAGTCTCGGCTGCGTTCGGGAGCACGGAGCGCGATGCCTCCCGCGCGCGCTTCTTCCGCATCGTTGCCGGACCGTCGTCGCCTACCTTTTCCGTCAACTGGTCGAGAAGCCTTCTGTAAGCCCCCAGCGAGTGCTCGCACGCCTCCCTCCAGGTGTCGAACTCCGGAGTGCTCTCTTCGATCTCCGGGGGAAGGACGAAGCCGATCTGCGATTCGTCTACGTACCGTTGACTCAGCTGAGAGTATCCCATACCGGCTCTGTGCCGCACCAGCTCGTGCGTGAGCGAGCGGCTCACCCCCTCGATGAGCAGCGACCACACGGCGTGCTCCAGCACGCTTCCGTGCTTCACCTTGAGGATGTTCGCCAGGTACGACTCGTTGCTCGTGCGCCCCGGGATGGTGCGGTGCCCCCCCTCCAGCCCCGCGTCCTCGCCGAAGCTCAGGTAGCACAGCCGCCCCGCGAACTCCGCGACGACCTCGCCCGCGACCTCGCTGTCGCTCTCCCAGCGGATGTGCTCCGGGTAGACGAACTCCTGGCGGGCGATTACGGTGACGCGCGGCGCGCGGATGATCTGCATGCGGGGCCTCCGGGGTCGGGGTTCGAGAGCGCGGAAAGTAGATCGTCGGCCTCGCCGCCACAAGGCGCGGGGGAGGGGCGCCCCGGTTGCGCGGGCGGGGCCGCGGCGCGCATCTTCGCTCGCGTGCCACTTCCACCGGAGGATCGCCTTTGAGGATCGTCTCGCTGCTCTCCAGCGCCACCGAGATCGTCTACGCGCTGGGGCTCCAGGACCGGCTCGTCGGGATCTCCCACGAGTGCGACCATCCGCCGGAGGCGCTCCGCCTCCCGCGCGCCAGCCGCTCGCGCTTCGACCCGGCGGGTCTCACAAGCGGCGAGATCGACGCCGCGGTGCGCCGCTGCATGGCGGAGTTCGGGAGCGTGTACGAGGTGGACCGCGCCCTCCTGCGGGAGCTGCGCCCGGACCTCATTCTCACCCAGGGAGTGTGCGAGGTGTGCGCCGTCCCCACCGGCTCCGTGCAGGAGGCGGTGCGGGAGCTCCCTGGGGCGCCCGTGGTGCTGTCGCTGGACGCGCACACCCTGGACGGGATCCTGGAGACGGTGCGGCAGGTGGCGGAGGCGGCTGGGGAGCCCCGCGCCGGCGCGGAGGCCGTGGCGCGGCTGCGGGAGCGGATGGACGCCGTCGCGGAGCGGGTGGCGGGCCGTCCCGGTCCCCGGGTGCTCGCACTGGAGTGGCTGGATCCCCCGTTCGCGCCGGGGCACTGGGTGCCGGAGATGGTGGAGCGGGCCGGCGGCGAGTGCCTGCTGGGGAAGGCAGGGGGGCGCTCGCTGCAGGTGCCCTGGGGCGAGGTGGAGGGCCTGGACCCGGAGCTGCTGCTCCTCCTCCCCTGCGGCTACGACATGGAGCACGCCCGCGCCGACGCCGACCGCAGCCGGGAGCGCCTCCGCGCGCTGGCGGGCGGGGTGGCGGACGAGGGGAGGGCGTGGGTGGGGCACAGCGCCTTCTTCAGCCGCTCCGGGCCGCGCGTGGTGCGGGGGATCGAAGCCCTCGCCGCCGCGTTCCACCCGGACCGCTTCCCCGGCGCGGACAGCGCCGGGATCCTGGAGCGCTGGCGCTAGGGCCGGCGCGGCGCTTGCACCCGGCGGCGCGGAGCGGGCCGGCCGGCGGCGCGCCCACCCCCAGCGGAGGAGACGGAGCGGATGCGGCTTTCCACCCGTGTGCACGGATTCCTGGATTACCTGGTCGGCGCGCTCGTCGCCGCTTCCCCCTGGCTCCTCGGCTTCGCGCAGGGCGGGGCGGAGACCTGGGTCCCGGTGGCGGTGGGCGGAGGGGCGATCCTGTACAGCCTCTTCACCGACTACGAGCTGGGCGCGGTGAAGCGGCTGCAGATGACCGTGCACCTGTGGCTGGACGCCATCGGCGGGATCGTGCTGGCCGCCTCCCCCTGGGTGCTGGGGTTCGACGAGCGCGTCTGGATCCCGCACCTCGCCTTCGGGCTCTTCGAGGTCGCGACGGCGTTCGTGACCGACACCATCCCCTCATACGAGCGCCGCCGTGCCCGCCGGCCGTGAGCTGGGCCCCGGCGCGCCGCTCGACGTCGACGCCCTCCCGCTCCGGGCCGAGGTCCACGCCTGGGCGTCCGGCCCCAAGGGCGTGCACGCCGTCCCGGTGGACGAGGCGGTCCGCCTCTTCCGCGAGCGCTGCGGGCCGGGGCGGACCGAGCCGGCGGAGGAGGTGGTCTGGATCGACCTCGTCCGCCCGGAGGAGGCGGAAGCCGCGTTCCTGCGCGACACCCTGCACTTCCACCCGCTCGCGGTGGAGGACTGCATCCGCGGGCGGCAGCGCCCCAAGGTGGACCGCTACCCGGGCTACTTCTTCCTGGTCCTCTACGCCACCCGCATCAACCCCGACCGGGAGCGGATGGCGCTCAACGAGATCCACATCTTCCTCGGCGAGCGCTTCGTCGTCACCGTCCACGACCAGAAGATCGGGCAGGTGGCCGAGGTGGTGGCCCGCTGGCGCGCGGCGCCGGGCCACTTCCGCGACACGGGGGCCATCGCCCACGCGCTCCTGGACGGCATCGTGGACGGGTACTTCCCCGTGCTCGACCACTTCTCCGAGCGGCTGGAGGACATGGAGGAGGCCATGCTCGCCGACCCGGACCCCGGCGGCGGGCTGCACGACGTGCTCGGCGTTCGCCGCGAGCTGACGCTGTTCCGCCGGGTGGTGGCCCCGCAGCGGGAGCTGTTCACCTCGCTGCTGCGCCGCGACGTCCCGTTCCTGCGCCCGGAGCTGATCCCGTACTTCCAGGACGTCCACGACCACGTCATGCGCGTCACCGAGGAGATCGACGCGCTCCGCGAGCTGCTGGCGGCGGTGGTGGACGCGTACCTGTCGGCCGCGTCCAACCGGCTGAACCACACCATGCGGCTGATGGCGGCGTGGTCCATCATCCTCATGGCCATGGCGTGGATCGCCGGGATCTACGGGATGAACTTCGACGTGATGCCCGAGCTGCACTGGCCCCTGGGGTACGCCTGGGCCCTGGGGGTGATGCTGGTGGTGGGAGGGGGGCTGTTCACGTACTTCCGCCGCAGGCGCTGGATCTGAGGACCCCTTCCGGCGCTCCGGGCGCAGGACGGGTCACAGCGAGAGCTGCGCCCCGACGGTGAGGAAGACCTGGTTCGTCCACCCGCGGTCCCCGTCGAAGTTGGAGACGTAGCTGTTCGCGCCGTAGCGGATCGCCAGGTTGGGAGAGAACGCGATGCCGCTGGAGATCCCCAGGTTCAGGGCCAGGTCGGTGGGTCCCCCCTCGTAGCGGGCCTGGCCCACCCCCGCCTCCAGGGCCAGGGGGAGCATCCCCTCCGCGCCGCCGCGGGGGACCTGCGAGTAGGCCAGGCCGGCGCTCCAGTGCTCCACCGTGACGTGTTCGCCGTGCACGACCACCCCGAAGGGGAGCCGCCCCGTCACGCGGGGCGTGGAGCGCCGGAAGTCGCCGAAGGCGGACCACTGCGGCAGCAGCCGGAGCCCCGCGCGGGCTCCGAGCATCCAGTCGCCCTCCAGCCTGGCGTCCCGGGTGGGGAGCGTGCCGAAGAACCCGTAGCCGACGTACGGTTCCACCGACACCGACAGGAGCCTTCCCGGCGCCTGCGAAGCCGCGGGGAGGGCGGCGGCAGCGGAAAGGAGCACGGCCGCGAGGAGGGTGCGATGCGTCATGGGCTTGCTGGCTCCGGGTTCGGGTTGCGGCATCATCGCAGGTCCCGCCCACCCGCGCAAGCCGGATGCGGCGGAACGTTGACAGCCGGGGAGCGCCGCCGGAGATTTCACGCCCGTTCCCTCCACGCCCGGAAGCGCCCCGCGACGCCATGCAGCTCCAGCCGTCCTTTCCCGAGTTCCTGAGCGCGGCGCGCGAGGCGACGCTCGTCCCGGTGTCCCGGGAGTTCCTCTTCGACACCGACACGCCGGTCACCGCGTACCACAAGCTCGCCCGTCCCCCGTTCGGCTTCCTGCTGGAGTCGGTCGTGGGCGGCGAGCGCTGGGCGCGGTACACCTTCCTGGGGACGGAGCCCCGCTCCGCCTGGCGCCTGGTCGGAGACCGCATCGACCGCTGGACCCCCGGGGAGGGGTGGCGGGAGGGGGAGCGATCCCCCGACCCGCTCGCGGAGTTCGAGCGCCTGGTGGGGCGGTACGCCCCCGCCGAGGCGCCGGGGCTCCCCCGCTTCTGGGGCGGGGCGGTGGGGTTCTTCGGGTACGACGTGGTGCGCCACGTGGAGCGCCTCCCGGACGCCCCGGCCGAGGGGCTCGGCCTTCCCGACGCGCTCTTCATGCTCACCGGAGTGGTCGTCGCCATCGACAACCTCTTCGGGCGCGCGCGCGCGGTGGCGGGAGTGGAGACGGAGGGGGCGGACGAGGCGGAGCTGCGCCGCCGCTACGATGCCGCGGCCGCCGAGGTGGACGCCGCCGTCGAGCGCATCCGGCGGGGCGCGGCGCCCGCCCCGCTCTCCCTGGGGAGTCCCGCGGCCGAGGACCCGCCGTTCCGGAGCACCTTCACTCGGGAGGACTTCGAGGATTCGGTGCGCCGCGTGCAGGAGTACGTCCGCGCCGGGGACGCCTTCCAGGTGGTGCTGTCGCAGCGGCTCTCGCTCCCGCTGGAGGTCCCCTCGTTCGAGCTGTACCGGGCGCTCCGGACGCTGAATCCCTCGCCGTACCTCTTCTACCTGGACCTGGACGGCTTCCAGCTCGTCGGCTCGTCGCCGGAGGTGATGGTGCGCCTGGAGGAGGGAAAGGTGACGGTCCGCCCGATCGCCGGCACGCGGCGCCGCGGCGCGAGCGAGGAGGAGGACGCCGCGCTCGCCGGGGACCTCCTGGCCGACGCCAAGGAGAAGGCGGAGCACCTGATGCTCCTGGACCTGGGCCGGAACGACGTGGGGCGCGTGGCCCGCTACGGGAGCGTGCGCGTCCCCCAGCGGATGGCGATCGAGAAGTACTCCCACGTCCTGCACCTGGTCTCCACCGTGGAGGGCGACCTGCGCGACGGGCTCTCGGCCGTGGACGTGCTGCGCGCGTCGTTCCCGGCGGGGACGGTCTCCGGCGCGCCCAAGGTGCGCGCGATGGAGATCATCGACGAGCTGGAGCCCTCCCGGCGCGGGCCGTACGCCGGGGCCGTCGGCTACTTCGCGCACGGGGGGCGGACGATGGACACCGCCATCGCCATCCGCACCGTGGTGGTGCAGGGCGGACAGGCCCACGTGCAGGCAGGCGCAGGCGTCGTGGCCGACTCCGTTCCCGCTGCGGAGTACGAGGAAACCCTGAACAAGGCGCGCGCCCTCCTCCGGGCGATGCAGATGGTCGGTCACGCGGGCGGGGGCGGGGCTTGACACCCCACGTCTCGTCCGCAAATATTTAGCTGTTCCGGAAAACTCTGCCGTTGTTCCCTATCTCCTTCCTTTCGGTAGGGCGGCGCGCCGGGACTCGTTTCCTTCCCGTGGTTCGCAAATCCCGTCGGTTCGGCTCCATCGCAGGCCAGTAGCTGTATGTGTTCGCATAGCCAGCCGGGCGCTACCGCCCGCCACTCCATCCAGCAAGCAGCCAAGGAGGAGATTCCGCCGGACGTTTCGTCGTGAAGGGCCCCTGCGTTCTTCCGTTTCCGAAGGGAGCCCCCCACCTGCGGCGCCGCACCTCGCGGATGCCGTGTAAGCCGTCTTCCAGCCTGTTGGGTTATGAACCGCCACAACCAAGGAGAGCGGGAATGAGAACGATTCGTTGGCTCTGGATGGCCTGCCTGGCACTGACGCTCGCGCCTGCGTCGCTGCTGGGGCAGGAGCCGGTGACGATTTCCGGACGGGTCACGCGCGAGGGCGGGGCCGGCGTCGCGACCGCCTCCGTGCGCATCCCCGCGCTCAGCGTCGGGGTGGTTACGGGCGAGGACGGCACCTACCGTCTCGTGGTCCCGGGTGCGCGCGTGCGCGCCGGGCAGCAGGTGCAGCTCGTGGCGTCGCAGGTGGGCCTCGCGCAGCAGTCGCGGACCATCACGCTGACGCCGGGCGCCAGCCTCACGCAGAACTTCCAGCTCGCGGCCGACCCGCTGCAGCTTGAGGCCATCGTGGTCACGGGCGCGGGCACCGAGACCCGGGCCGAGCGCCTGGGCACGACGCGCGCCTCCGTCTCCGGCGAGGAGATCGCCCGCTCCGCCGAGCCCAACGTGGTGCAGGCGCTCGCCGGGCGCGTGGCGAACGTGCAGACCACCCAGCAGGGCGGTGAGGCCGGGGCGGGGACCGCGATCCGCATCCGCGGCACCACCACCATCTCCGGGACGGGCCAGCCGCTCTTCGTGGTGGACGGCATGCCGGTGAACAACGAGACCCGTGTCGCCGGAAACATCATTACTGGGGCTCAGTCGGCCCTTGCCGGCGGCGCGGTCTCCAACCCGATGATGGCGTTCAACCCGGACGACATCGAGAGCATCGAGATCCTCAAGGGGCCGGCTGCCACCTCCATCTACGGCGCGGCCGCGGGTGCGGGCGGGGCGATCCTGATCACCACCAAGCGCGGACGTCCGGGGCGGACCACCTACGCCCTGCGCTCCTCGCTCCAGACCGACCGGCCGCTCAACCTGGTCGAGACGCAGCGGACGTTCGGCGTCGGGACCCAGGGGAAGACGCCGACCACCTGCGTACCGGGCGGGCAGACGAACTGCTTCCTGAGCGCCGGCTTCTTCAGCTGGGGCCCGACGATCCCCGAGGGGACACCCACTTACGACCACATCGGCGAACTGTACGAGACCGGCCGGGCCTGGGAGAACAGCCTGTCCGTCTCCGGCGGGAGCGAGCGCACCACGTTCTACCTGTCCGGGAGCGCGCTCAACCACGACGGCTTCATCGTCACCGACAACGACAAGTACGAGCGCTACACGGTGCGCCTGAACGGCACCCACCGCATGCGCGACAACTTCAATGTCGGCGGGAACTTCTCGTACGCGCAGACCGACGGCTCGTTCATCGAGCGCGGCAACTCGGTCAACGGCCTCCTCCTGGGCGCCGGCCGCAGCCCGGCCGAGTTCAACAACAAGGAGTACCTGCACCCCGTCACCGGCTTCCACCGCAGCTGGCGCTTCCCCAACCCGGGCCCCACGGCGGAGGTCGCCAACCGCGGGTTCGACAACCCGTTCTACGCCATCAACGAGATCAAGAACCTGGCGCAGACCTACCGCACCACCGGGAACGTCAACCTCGACTGGCAGGCGCTCTCCTGGCTGGGCGTTCGGTACAACCTGGGCGTGGACTACACCAGCGACGACCGGATGAGCGGGTACCCGAAGCAGGTCTCGGGCGCCGAGTCGGGCGGCTCGCTGACCCGCTGGCAGTTCTACGACCGGGTGCTCGACCACAACCTGGTGGTCAACGCCGACTACTCGCTGGGGAACAACCTCGCCGGCACCATCAGCCTCGGCCAGAACCTGAACGAGTCCTATTTCCGCCAGGTGTACGTCACCGGCCGTGAGCTGATCGCCCCGACGCCGTTCAAGCTCGCGAACACCGTAACCCGCGACGCGCCGAACGACCTCGAGCAGCGCGGACGCCTGGAGGGGTACTTCGTGCAGGGCACGATGGACGTCGCCGACCAGCTCTTCCTGACGGCCGGCATCCGGAACGACGGCTCTTCGCGCTTCGGTCCCGAGACCAACCGTGCCTGGTACCCGCGTGCCCAGGCGGCGTGGAGCTTCTCCCGCACCTTCGGGCTCCCGGAGTCGCTGGTGAGCATCGGCAAGGCTCGCGTCGCCTACGGTGAGAGCGGTCAGCAGCCGGCGTTCTACCTGCAGCAGGACATCGTCACCGGCAACAACGTCGTCGACTTCAACCCGGGCTCCGTGCTCAACCCCACGCTGGGCGGCGTCGGCGGGCTGTACTCCGCGGCCAACCGTGGGAACCCGGGGATCAAGCCGGAGCGCGTCGGCGAGCTGGAGGCGGGGCTGGACCTGGGCCTGTTCAACGCCCGCTCCGACATCAGCGTCACGTACTACCGCCAGCACGGCGAGGACGTGATCCTCAACGTCCCGACCGCGCACTCCACCGGGTTCTCGGGCGTCGCGCTGAACGCCGCCGAGGTCGAGAACCGCGGCTGGGAGGCGAACCTCAATGTGCGCGCCGTCGAGACCCGCGACCTGACCTTCAACGTCGGGCTGCAGTGGGCGCGCAACCGGAACGAGCTCCTGAGCCTGGGCGACACCCTGGTGACGGTGGCGGGCTTCTTCCAGGCCCAGTCGTTCGGCGGCCGCACCACCAACGCCGTGGTCGGGCACCCGCTGGGCGTGTTCCGCGGGCAGGACTTCGCCCGCTGCGGGCAGGACACCCGCCAGTTCGTGGTGGACGCCTGCAAGGCGGCCAACGCCCCGAACGGCGCCCTCTACATCGCCGAGAACGGGTTCCCGATCCGCGACCCGGACGTCCGGGTAATCGGCGACCCCAACCCGGACTGGACCGGCGGTCTGAACGCGGAGCTGGGCTTCCGCGGCCTGCGGCTGAGCGCGCTGGTGGAGACCCGCCAGGGCGGCACCGTGCAGAACATGACCCGTGCCTCCATGTACCAGTACGGGACGCACAAGGACACCGAGATCCGCGGTCAGCAGCGCACCTTCGGCTCGGACTTCTTCCCGGGGGCGGTCGTCGGGCCGGGCGCCAACAAGCCGGTCGTCCTGGGTGAGAACTGGTTCAGCGGCTCCGGCCTCGGGCACATCGGCGGCCCCGCCGCGCAGTTCCAGGAGGACGGCTCCTTCACCCGTCTGCGCGAGGTGGCGCTGGCCTACACCTTCGACCAGCCGTGGGTGAAGCGCGCCACCGGGTTGAGCAGCATCGATGCCCGCGTCGCCGGCCGGAACCTGGCACTGTGGACCGAATACACGGGCTTCGACCCGGAGGTCAACGTCGGCGGCGCCTCGGTGGGGAACCGCGGGATCGACTGGTGGGTCAACCCCACCGCCCGCACCCTGGTCTTCTCCGTCGGCCTCAACTACTGAACAGGAGCGGTTGATCCATGCATAGATCGGCAAAGCTGGCGGGAGTGCTCGCCCTGAGCCTGGGGGTCGTCGGGTGCACCGACTTCCTCACCGGCCCGGGGCTCACTGAGAACCCCAACAACCCGACCACGGCGAGCGCGTCGCAGCTCTTCGTGGGCATCCAGGCCAACCAGTTCGTGCAGCAGGAGGGACAGCTGGCCCGCACTTCCGCCTACTACACGCAGCAGCTGTCCGGGACGAACAACCAGCAGGCGGACTACGGCAGCGCGTACACGATGGGCGAGTCGGAGTTCAACGGCTGGTTCGCCAACGTGTACGGGGGCGGTGGCCTGCTGGACATGCGGAGGGTGCAGGCGATGGCCCGCGAGGCCGGCGACCAGAAGCTGGAGGGGATCGTCAAGGTCTGGGAGGCGTTCACCATCGGCATGGCCGCCGCGGGCTGGGGAGACATCCCATACCGTGAGGCACTCGACCCCAACAACCCGACGCCGAACCTGGACCCGCAGCAGCAGGTGTACGCCGATGTCCAGAAGGTGCTGGACGAGGCCATCGCGCTCCTGGGCGGCCCCTCCACGATGCCCGCCAACGTGGACCTGGTGTACGGCGGGAACGCCGGCCGGTGGCGGCGCGCGGCGTACACCCTGAAGGCCCGTTTCCACATGCACACCGCCGAGCGGCTGGGGCGGCCCGCCTACGAGGCGGCGCTCGCGGCGGCGCAGCAGGGGATCAACGAGGCGCCCACCTCGGTCGCGGACGCGGTTCACGGGCGGGCGCCGGGCAACTTCCGCACGCTGCACGACAACGAGCTGACCAAGGCCAACATCTGGGCGCAGTTCCTGGGGGCCCGGCAGGACCTGACGGCGAACCGGGTGCTGATCGACATGCTCAAGGGCCGTGCGGGCGATCCGCGCCTGGCCGGGTACTTCGATCCCGCGGGCGACGGGCAGTACCGGGGCGCGGACCAGTTCGGGCGCACCAACTCGCAGCCCATGTCCACGGTGGACAAGGAGACCCGGCTGCAGTTCACCTTCCGGCAGCCCCTCGTGACCTGGGCGGAGACCCAGCTGATCATGGCCGAGGCCAAGTTCCGGCTGGGCGACCCGGTCGGGGCGCTCCAGAACGTGAACAACGTTCGTACCGCGCTCGGGATGCCGGCCCTCGCGGGTCCGATCACCTTCGAGCAGGTCGCGGAGGAGAAGTACATCGCGATGTTCCAGAACATCGAGGTGTGGAACGACTGGAAGCGGACCTGCTACCCGAAGCTGACGCCCGGCGGGCCGAACTTCACCTCCGCGTCGATGATCCCGGCGCGCTGGGTGTACGGCCTCACCGAGCGGCAGAACAACCCCAACATCCCGCTGCCGTCGAAGGCGCCGGCGCGGAACTGGAACGACCCGAACCCCTGCTGATCGTACCGCAGGCCGACGGAACGTAGCACGAACGGTCCGGCCACCCCAGGGGCAGCCGGACCGTTCCCCTTGCCCCTCCGATCGAACGACCATGCGAGACCTGTCTTCCCACGCGGAGCTTCCGCGCCCGGAGCGCCGACGGCTCGGGTGGATCCGGTGCGTGTCTGCACTCGTCCTCCCGTGCGTGCTCCTTTCCGGGTGCTTCAACAACGTGCCGCTGCAGGGGAACGACCCGGCCCCCCGGAGCCGGGTGGTCGTCCGGCTCACGCCGGGTGGCTCGGACGAGGTGGCGCGCCAGGTGGGGCCGCGGGTGGTGGCCATCGAGGGCGACGTCGGCGAGGTCCACGACGACGCCATCCAGATGTTCGTGCGGGTCACGGAGGAGCAGAGTGGCGTGGACGCTCCCTGGCGCGGCGAGTCGGTGACCATCCCCCGGTCCGCGATCGCCTCGGTGGAGGAGCGGACGCTGAGCCGCCGCCGCTCCATCCTGATGGTCGGGGCCATAGCGGTGGGCGCGATCCTCATCGCCCGGATCTTCGTGTCCGGATTTGCCGGGAGCGAGGATCCCGACCCCGGCGGCGGGACTCCTGCCCAGTAGCCCGCCCCACGAGCAGCCCACGGCGTCCGTCCCTCCCCGGGACGGGCGCCGTTTCCGTTGGAGCAGACGTAAACGAAAACGGGGCCGCTGCTTGCGTTCGGGGCGCCGGGCCGGCGCCCTGACGGGGCGGACCATGGTCCGAGTCTTGCGCCCGCCTGGGCCTCATGGCAGACGGCACGAAGTTCCCAAACGACCGCCGCAACAGACCGAACGACCGTCGGGGCACGCCCGACCGCCGGAACGGCCGCGGCCCCGGGGGCCCACTGGACGACCGGAAGACCCGGTTCTCGGTGGGCTACCTCGTCTTCGCCTTCATGGCGCTGGTGGCCATCAACTACCTGCTCGCGGGGCAGGGAGAGAAGGAGATCCTCTACAGCGAGTTCAAGGAGCAGGTCCGCGCCGGGCACGTGAAGGGGGTGCGCCTGGGCGAGGCGGTCATCCACGCGGAGCCCATCGACTCCATCCAGAAGGCCGACGAGGTCCGGGCTTGGAGGGTGATCCGCACCGGGATCACCGACGACACGCTGGTTCCCCTCCTCGAAGCGCGCGGGGTCAGGGTTGCGGGGATGCCGCCCAACTGGCTCTCCGGCGTGCTGGGCTGGCTCCTCCCGCTCGCGCTGATCCTCCTATTCTGGTTCTGGATCCTGCGCCGGATGAACCCCACGCAGGGGGTGCTCACGGTGGGGAAGAGCCGCGCCCGGATCGTGGGCGAGGAGGGGACGGGGGTCACCTTCGACGACGTGGCCGGCGTGGACGAGGCGAAGCAGGAGCTGGTGGAGATCGTGGAGTTCCTGCGCACGCCGGAGAAGTTCGCCAACCTGGGGGCCAAGATCCCCAAGGGCGTGCTCCTGGTGGGTCCCCCGGGAACCGGGAAGACGCTGATCGCGCGGGCGGTGGCGGGGGAGGCGGGGGTCACCTTCTTCTCCATCTCCGGGGCGGAGTTCGTGGAGATGTTCGTGGGTGTGGGCGCGGCGCGGGTGCGCGACCTGTTCGCGCAGGCCAAGGCGCAGGCGCCGTGCATCATCTTCATCGACGAGCTGGACGCGCTGGGGAAGGCCCGCTCGCAGGGCGGGATCATGGGCGGGAACGACGAGCGGGAGCAGACGCTGAACCAGCTCCTGGTGGAGATGGACGGCTTCGACCCGCACATGGGCGTCATCATCATGGGCGCCACCAACCGCCCGGAGATCCTCGATCCGGCGCTCCTGCGCCCCGGCCGCTTCGACCGGCAGGTGCTGGTGGACCGCCCCGACGTGAACGGCCGGCTGGCGATCCTGCGGATCCACGCCAAGGACATCAAGCTGGCGCCCGACGTCCAGCTCGACCGGATCGCGCGGCGCACCCCCGGCTTCGT
This genomic window contains:
- a CDS encoding SusC/RagA family TonB-linked outer membrane protein, whose amino-acid sequence is MRTIRWLWMACLALTLAPASLLGQEPVTISGRVTREGGAGVATASVRIPALSVGVVTGEDGTYRLVVPGARVRAGQQVQLVASQVGLAQQSRTITLTPGASLTQNFQLAADPLQLEAIVVTGAGTETRAERLGTTRASVSGEEIARSAEPNVVQALAGRVANVQTTQQGGEAGAGTAIRIRGTTTISGTGQPLFVVDGMPVNNETRVAGNIITGAQSALAGGAVSNPMMAFNPDDIESIEILKGPAATSIYGAAAGAGGAILITTKRGRPGRTTYALRSSLQTDRPLNLVETQRTFGVGTQGKTPTTCVPGGQTNCFLSAGFFSWGPTIPEGTPTYDHIGELYETGRAWENSLSVSGGSERTTFYLSGSALNHDGFIVTDNDKYERYTVRLNGTHRMRDNFNVGGNFSYAQTDGSFIERGNSVNGLLLGAGRSPAEFNNKEYLHPVTGFHRSWRFPNPGPTAEVANRGFDNPFYAINEIKNLAQTYRTTGNVNLDWQALSWLGVRYNLGVDYTSDDRMSGYPKQVSGAESGGSLTRWQFYDRVLDHNLVVNADYSLGNNLAGTISLGQNLNESYFRQVYVTGRELIAPTPFKLANTVTRDAPNDLEQRGRLEGYFVQGTMDVADQLFLTAGIRNDGSSRFGPETNRAWYPRAQAAWSFSRTFGLPESLVSIGKARVAYGESGQQPAFYLQQDIVTGNNVVDFNPGSVLNPTLGGVGGLYSAANRGNPGIKPERVGELEAGLDLGLFNARSDISVTYYRQHGEDVILNVPTAHSTGFSGVALNAAEVENRGWEANLNVRAVETRDLTFNVGLQWARNRNELLSLGDTLVTVAGFFQAQSFGGRTTNAVVGHPLGVFRGQDFARCGQDTRQFVVDACKAANAPNGALYIAENGFPIRDPDVRVIGDPNPDWTGGLNAELGFRGLRLSALVETRQGGTVQNMTRASMYQYGTHKDTEIRGQQRTFGSDFFPGAVVGPGANKPVVLGENWFSGSGLGHIGGPAAQFQEDGSFTRLREVALAYTFDQPWVKRATGLSSIDARVAGRNLALWTEYTGFDPEVNVGGASVGNRGIDWWVNPTARTLVFSVGLNY
- a CDS encoding SusD/RagB family nutrient-binding outer membrane lipoprotein: MHRSAKLAGVLALSLGVVGCTDFLTGPGLTENPNNPTTASASQLFVGIQANQFVQQEGQLARTSAYYTQQLSGTNNQQADYGSAYTMGESEFNGWFANVYGGGGLLDMRRVQAMAREAGDQKLEGIVKVWEAFTIGMAAAGWGDIPYREALDPNNPTPNLDPQQQVYADVQKVLDEAIALLGGPSTMPANVDLVYGGNAGRWRRAAYTLKARFHMHTAERLGRPAYEAALAAAQQGINEAPTSVADAVHGRAPGNFRTLHDNELTKANIWAQFLGARQDLTANRVLIDMLKGRAGDPRLAGYFDPAGDGQYRGADQFGRTNSQPMSTVDKETRLQFTFRQPLVTWAETQLIMAEAKFRLGDPVGALQNVNNVRTALGMPALAGPITFEQVAEEKYIAMFQNIEVWNDWKRTCYPKLTPGGPNFTSASMIPARWVYGLTERQNNPNIPLPSKAPARNWNDPNPC